The following are encoded in a window of Telmatobacter sp. DSM 110680 genomic DNA:
- a CDS encoding ABC transporter permease gives MPKIRALWFRLCALFSPHRSVEQFDAELESHIEQDIDEAVRSGLNKSEARRQALLRLGGAEQARQAYRDRATLPWLESVLRDVRYALRGFRRNPVFAVAAILTLALGIGTTAAVFSVVDRILFRPLPYAHDDRLVSVGLTAPIIPQEFVLGGWYYEWRDHQTPFAALTSEAGVNACDLTEHNPAHLSCASVDANFLPCLGISPILGRNFISEEDRPNGPKVALISYSLWSSHFNRDPGVVNRLIDIDGSQVRVIGVLPSNFEMPALEQADLLVPQAVDESKVEPDRVMFAFARLKPGITVAQAAEQLQPEFNYALSQAPARFRSEVHLRVRSVRERQMQDAREAAWVLFGAVLAVLLIACANVASLLLTRATARERELAVRSALGASRNRLIRQALVESIILSVSGTAAGCALAQGLLYVFVAMAPLGLPFLHRAQLDGRILVFTVVLALMCGLAFGIIPALQRPRSIALAARALPLGARAGMRRILVAGQIAVSMILLAGAALLVRSFTSLQMQPLGMQTSGVVTASISLNRYTFTTPQSRMQFFLQAEAALRRLPGVAALALSDTVPPGGYHRDHIYNIMEVAGRPPLTGGTGGMVAWRWVTPDYFKALDIPILRGQNFTETQRTSNEHFMIISSSLASRLFPGQNPLGQRVKPVPGGPWFTVEGVAANVKNSGLSEEDEPEYYQLWRAEAEDWQQPHSAAFVVKTTLPPTAMSEWIRTQVSALDPTVPVEIETLNERVSGLADRPRFETALISFFAGIGLLMAIIGLYGVVSFMAVQRTQEIGIRMALGATHADVLRLILSEGFRLVLIGGAIGLLAALVLSRVLQSVLFSVSPHDPASFAAVTVLLALVALIAILIPARSAMKTDPVTALRWE, from the coding sequence ATGCCAAAGATACGTGCGCTATGGTTCAGGCTCTGTGCGCTGTTCTCGCCGCATCGAAGCGTCGAACAGTTTGACGCGGAACTCGAGAGCCACATCGAACAAGACATCGACGAAGCGGTTCGATCAGGTCTGAATAAGTCCGAAGCTCGTCGGCAGGCGCTCCTGCGTCTCGGAGGCGCCGAACAAGCTCGCCAGGCTTATCGCGACCGGGCCACGCTGCCCTGGCTTGAGAGCGTGCTGCGCGACGTTCGTTATGCATTGCGGGGTTTTCGGCGAAATCCAGTGTTTGCAGTCGCAGCGATTCTTACGCTCGCGCTTGGAATCGGCACGACGGCTGCGGTCTTCAGCGTGGTCGATCGCATCCTGTTTCGGCCGCTGCCTTATGCGCACGACGATCGGCTGGTGTCGGTGGGACTTACCGCTCCGATCATTCCGCAGGAGTTCGTGCTGGGAGGGTGGTACTACGAATGGCGCGATCATCAGACACCCTTCGCCGCACTCACCTCTGAGGCCGGCGTGAATGCATGCGATTTGACCGAACACAATCCGGCGCATCTGAGCTGTGCCAGCGTGGACGCCAATTTCCTTCCCTGCCTTGGAATCTCGCCCATCCTTGGCCGCAATTTCATTTCCGAGGAAGATCGGCCCAATGGTCCGAAGGTCGCGTTGATTTCGTACAGTTTGTGGAGCAGCCATTTCAATCGTGACCCTGGCGTTGTGAACCGGCTGATCGATATCGATGGCAGTCAGGTGCGGGTGATCGGCGTGTTGCCCAGTAACTTCGAGATGCCTGCATTGGAGCAAGCCGATCTGCTGGTGCCGCAAGCGGTCGACGAAAGCAAGGTAGAACCGGATCGGGTGATGTTTGCCTTCGCGCGACTCAAACCAGGCATCACGGTGGCGCAAGCAGCGGAGCAACTGCAACCCGAGTTCAACTACGCTCTTAGCCAGGCGCCCGCCCGCTTTCGCAGTGAGGTACACCTCCGCGTGCGCTCGGTACGAGAGCGGCAGATGCAGGATGCCCGCGAGGCAGCATGGGTATTGTTTGGAGCCGTGTTGGCCGTGTTGCTGATTGCCTGCGCCAACGTGGCAAGCCTTTTGTTAACGCGCGCCACGGCACGTGAGCGGGAACTAGCCGTGCGTTCAGCGCTGGGAGCGAGCCGAAATCGATTAATCCGCCAGGCACTCGTCGAGTCAATAATTCTGTCCGTATCGGGCACCGCGGCGGGATGTGCCCTGGCCCAGGGACTGTTGTACGTGTTCGTTGCCATGGCGCCTTTGGGCCTGCCGTTTCTCCACCGCGCCCAGTTGGATGGGCGCATCTTAGTCTTCACTGTGGTGCTTGCGTTAATGTGTGGGCTGGCGTTCGGGATCATTCCTGCTCTGCAACGACCACGTTCCATTGCTCTGGCTGCGCGAGCACTGCCTTTGGGCGCGCGGGCCGGGATGCGGAGGATATTGGTCGCTGGCCAGATTGCCGTCAGCATGATCCTGCTTGCCGGGGCTGCGCTGCTGGTGCGCAGCTTTACGAGCTTGCAGATGCAACCACTCGGCATGCAGACGTCTGGCGTGGTCACGGCAAGCATTTCTTTGAACCGGTACACATTCACCACGCCGCAGTCGCGGATGCAGTTCTTCCTGCAGGCTGAAGCGGCACTGCGAAGGCTGCCTGGAGTGGCTGCGCTGGCACTCAGCGACACGGTACCTCCGGGCGGCTATCATCGCGACCACATTTACAACATCATGGAGGTTGCGGGGCGTCCTCCGTTGACGGGCGGAACGGGTGGTATGGTGGCATGGCGTTGGGTAACCCCTGATTACTTCAAGGCCCTCGATATACCAATTCTGCGCGGGCAGAATTTCACTGAAACGCAGCGCACATCAAACGAACACTTCATGATTATTAGCAGTTCACTGGCTTCGCGATTGTTTCCCGGCCAGAATCCGCTGGGCCAGCGCGTGAAGCCGGTGCCGGGCGGCCCCTGGTTCACAGTCGAGGGCGTGGCGGCAAACGTCAAAAACTCCGGGCTTAGCGAGGAGGATGAGCCGGAGTATTACCAATTGTGGCGAGCTGAAGCGGAGGATTGGCAACAGCCGCATTCGGCAGCGTTTGTGGTGAAGACAACACTTCCACCAACTGCGATGTCAGAATGGATCCGAACGCAAGTGAGCGCCCTCGATCCAACAGTGCCTGTGGAGATTGAGACGTTGAACGAGCGTGTAAGCGGGCTCGCCGATCGCCCCCGGTTCGAGACAGCATTGATCAGTTTCTTTGCGGGCATAGGATTGTTGATGGCCATCATCGGGCTTTATGGAGTTGTATCGTTCATGGCTGTACAGCGCACGCAGGAGATCGGCATTCGAATGGCACTCGGCGCAACGCACGCTGATGTTTTGCGTCTCATCTTGAGCGAAGGCTTTCGCCTGGTCCTGATCGGTGGTGCAATTGGGCTGCTAGCGGCGCTCGTGTTATCGCGCGTCCTCCAAAGTGTGCTTTTCAGTGTCAGCCCGCACGATCCTGCAAGCTTCGCCGCTGTCACGGTCCTTTTGGCGCTGGTGGCTCTGATCGCGATTCTGATCCCTGCGCGCTCCGCAATGAAAACGGATCCTGTGACCGCGCTGCGCTGGGAGTAA